Part of the Elusimicrobiota bacterium genome, CTGCTTTACAGGAAAGGCTATGTTCAGCAGGTTCTGAACCGCGACTGCTGGCAGGTGGAGCGCTATCCTGAAAACGACTGGTATAACATGCCGGTGCAGGTGGTAAAAAATGCCGCCGGACATCCCCTGCAGGTGGAAGTGCGTCTGGACCTGGAAACTGTAAAAATAGGGGTTTGGAAAGTACCGGTGGGCAGGACCTCGCTTTACCTGCTTGATACCAATCTGCCGGAAAATTCACCCAGGGCCCGCGCCATTACTGAGCAGCTTTACGGCGGAGACAGGGAAAACCGCATCAGTCAGGAAATAGTGCTTGGGATCGGCGGCGCGCGCGCGCTTGAGGCGATGGGTCTTAAACCCACTGTCTATCATGTCAACGAGGGGCATTCCGCTTTCCTCCTGTTTGAAAGGATCCGCCAGCTGATGGTCACGCGGAAATTGTCCTTCAAGGAAGCGCGGGAAGCCGTGTGGGCGTCTTCGGCTTTTACCACGCATACGCCGGTTATGGCGGGCAACGAGTATTTTGATTTTGACCTGGTGCGTAAGTACATGGAGAGCTATTCGAAGGAGCTTGGCCTGACCTTTGCCGAATTTCTGGAAATAGGCAAAGAAGAACGTTCGTCCATGGGATTCTGTATGACGGTGGTGGCGCTCCGGCTTTGCGCTTCCCTTAACGCGGTCAGCATGCTGCACCGCGATACCTCGCGCGATATGTGGCATAAAATCTGGCCGGGCCTGCCCCGTTATGAGATCCCCATAGAAGGCATAACCAACGGAGTGCATACCACCTCGTGGATCAGTCATGAGCATTACAACCTTTACAAAAAACATCTTCTCTGTGAAACGTCCGAGACCGACGGCGTACCCGATAAATGCGACTGGGCGAAAATAGCCGCCATTGACGACAGGGAACTTTGGGAAACCCACATGGTGAGAAAGGAGAAACTGGCCAAGCTTGTGCGCGAAAGGCTGAAGCGGCAGTACCAGCGCCAGGGCGCCGACCGCACCGTGCTTGAGTCGGCCGAAAAGGTAATTAACTGCGATTATCTCACCATCGGCTTTGCCAGGCGTTTTGCCACCTACAAGCGGGCCACCCTCTTCATGCGCGATCTGGAGCGGCTGCTTGAACTGGTAACCAACGAGGCCATGCCCGTGCAGTTCCTTTTCGCGGGAAAAGCGCACCCGGCCGACACCATGGGCAAGGAATACATAAAAGCGGTCGCCCGCCTTAGCCAGGACAAGCGTTTCAAAGACAGGATAATATTCGTTGAGGACTACAATATGAATGTGGCCCGCTACATGGTACAGGGGGTGGATGTCTGGCTCAATAACCCCATACGCCCCTTTGAGGCCTCGGGTACCAGCGGCA contains:
- the glgP gene encoding alpha-glucan family phosphorylase, translating into MEIKSFNVIPNLPENLKALEELSTNMWFTWNWDAIMMFVGIDDELWHRSHRNPKWILGTVPSERLDALSKDGAFLERLGEIKKKFDAYIGYKDTWFNSHSDAQDKDMLVAYFSMEYGIGEGLPIYSGGLGMLSGDHLKSASDLGLPVVGVGLLYRKGYVQQVLNRDCWQVERYPENDWYNMPVQVVKNAAGHPLQVEVRLDLETVKIGVWKVPVGRTSLYLLDTNLPENSPRARAITEQLYGGDRENRISQEIVLGIGGARALEAMGLKPTVYHVNEGHSAFLLFERIRQLMVTRKLSFKEAREAVWASSAFTTHTPVMAGNEYFDFDLVRKYMESYSKELGLTFAEFLEIGKEERSSMGFCMTVVALRLCASLNAVSMLHRDTSRDMWHKIWPGLPRYEIPIEGITNGVHTTSWISHEHYNLYKKHLLCETSETDGVPDKCDWAKIAAIDDRELWETHMVRKEKLAKLVRERLKRQYQRQGADRTVLESAEKVINCDYLTIGFARRFATYKRATLFMRDLERLLELVTNEAMPVQFLFAGKAHPADTMGKEYIKAVARLSQDKRFKDRIIFVEDYNMNVARYMVQGVDVWLNNPIRPFEASGTSGMKASINGALNLSVLDGWWGEGYLPEIGWAIGGAYAYNSDSERDAVEAEAIYNLIQKVVAPLYYDKGPDGIPHNWVKMMKASVQKLVPQFNTNRMIRQYYEKFYSPAHRAMKKFSDNSKLVEIARWRKKIEDNWPRVRVTLDQFKPEMEIRSGAKLPMRAMVWLGDLSPEDVEVQLYVGVADGESVFREGFAVAMARDSQLGDAHLFHGEISAYKSGRHDFAVRVIPKHPDAVNVLMPPFVKWNGE